In the genome of Telluria mixta, the window ATTCGGCCGCAGCGGCGTACCGCTCTACATCTTCTATCCGGGGGGCCGGGATTCCCGGCCGGTGGTGCTGCCGCAGCTGCTCACGCCCGGCATCGTGCTCGACACAATCGGTACAGCGCGCAATTGATCCAATTCGGGGTCAGACCCCAAATTCGGGGTCAGAGCACTTTTTTGTGCACGATCCTCGGGGCAAGTTCAGACCCCGTCGTTGGCCGCCCCGACGTCGGTGAGGTAGGCGCCTGCCAGCGTGTTGTTATACTCAGAACCATTGATCGGAAATGTGCTCTGACCCCGAATTGAAGCCAGAATGTGCTCTGACCCCGAATGAAAAAAGCGCCGGCTGACTGCGCCGGCGCTCGTACTGCAGACTTCATTGTCGGTGCCGGATTCACCCCCCAGGCTGTGTCAGCACCGACAACTTGGTCACACCCGACCGCTGGATGTTCGCGATCACCTTGGCGACCGCGCGATACGGCACGCCTTCGTCGGCCTGCAGGCTTACCGCCAGCTCGGGATTCGTGGCCACCACGCTTTTCAGCTCCGGCTCCAGCGCGGCCAGGTCCACTTCGCGCTTGTCGATGTAGATCTTGCTGGCGCCATCGACGCTGACCGTCACGGACTTCGTCGGGTTCGCGGGCTCCGTGGTGGAGGTCTTGGGCAGGTTGATCCGCACCGCGTTGTTCAGCAGCGGCGCGGTCAGGATGAAGACGACCATCAGCACGAGCATCACGTCGACGAGCGGCGTGATGTTGATTTCGCTGACGACGTCGCTGCTGTCTTTTCCGGTCGAGAAGGCCATTACGCTGCCGCTCCCACAGGCTGGGCACCCACGTGCACCGGTTTGCCGGAAGGACGCACGGTTGCCTTGGTCACCCGGAAGCCATTCTTCTGCGCCAGGTTGACGAAGTCGGTGGCGAAATTATCCAGCTCGGCCGCCTTCACTTTCAGGCGGCGCACATAGTAGTTGAATGCCAGCACGGCCGGCACGGCGACGGCGATGCCGATGCCCGTGGCGATCAGCGCTTCGCCGATCGGACCGGCGACCACTTCGATACTGGCCGATCCGCTCTTGCCGATGGCGCCCAGTGCGTTGATGATGCCGAACACCGTGCCGAACAGGCCGACGAACGGCGCCGTGCTGCCGATCGAGGCCAGCACCGCGAGGCCGCTTTCCAGCGACTGGTATTCCTTCTGGATCTGCTGGCGCAGCTGGCGCTCCAGCAGTTCCTGGCGATCCCAGCTGTGCTCGAGGTCGCTGCCAGAGCCGTCGGTGTCATTCACGTACAGCGCTTCGAAGCCGACGTTGGCCAGGCGCGATTTAGGGCTGGCATCGCTGCCCAGCGCCGTCGCCGCGTCCAGCGAGTTGGCACTCCAGAACTTCTGCGTAAACTGTTTATCCTGTTTGCCGACACGCGCGTGCTGCACGGCCTTGGCCAGGATCAGGACCCAGGTGACGATGGAGAACAGCACCAGTCCGTACAGGGCGCCTTGAACGATGAGATTGAGGTATTGAGGAGACATGGAGATGAGCGCCTATAGAGTAAAAAAATCAGGAAAGCTTGAAGTTGAGGGGAACGGTGACCCAGCCGTCGATCGGGGTCTGGCCGCGCCGCGCCGGATCGAAGGTCCACTGCAGGACCGCCTTGATGGCCGCGTCGTCCAGGATCTTGAAGCCCGTGGACTTGTCGACCGTGACGTTGTCCGCCTTGCCCGATGCCAGCACGTGCACCTTGAGGATCACGCGACCCTGCATGCCGCGGTCCTGGGCGAGGGCCGGATAATCCGGTGCCGGATTGTTGCGGTAGCCGACGAAGCCCCGTGCTTCCGTCACCGGTTCCGGCGGCGGCGGTGGCGGCGGCGCGGCCACGACGGGCGCCGGTGCCGGTGCGGGTGCGGTGGCCACCTGCACCGTGTCGGCCGTCGGGGGACCGTTGTCGACGGCCTGCGGGCTGACCACCGGCAGCGGCGGCGCGGCCTTCACCGGTGCCGCCTTGACGACGCGCGGCTGCGGTTTCGGCGGTTCCGGCGGGGGTGGCGGTGGCGGTGGCGGCGGTGCGATCTCGATCGCAAGCGGCTGCACCTTGGGCTGCTCAGGCAGCGTGGTGGCCGGCCGGTGCAGCGCGACGATCACGCCGACGTGCGCCAGTGCGGTCAGGCCGATCAGCGCGGCCAGGCCCCCCTTGTTGCGCGCGCCGGCGGCCCGCAGCTGGCGGATCGCCGCACTGACCGGTTGCTGTTCCACCGCGAGACGGGGCGCCGGGCGGACGGCGCGACGCACCGCGGCCTTCCTGGGCGAGTATTTAATGCTCTCAAAACTCAAAGTGGTCATGACGAGGCCTTTCTGTTGTCCGTGCCATGACCGTTGCAGGAAGCGTGCCTGATCGTAAGCCCTTGATTTCATTGGACGCTGCTGATCTCGCGACAGCGCGGCTGCTGCGAAATCAACAGGTCGCGCGCCCTCCCCTGTTCAAACCTGCACATCGCCCCCAGTGCGCGGATTGCAACACCGGCGCCGTTCATTCCTGCTCAGGAATTTACATTTCCAGCAGCCCGGCCAGATACGAAAATGTCTCTCTTCTATATAAACGGTTTATTTCGTTATTGGCACGCTCCTTGCGGTAAAGACGGATGACCGCAGTACCGACCTTAGCCACCAAGAGAGACCAAGCCAATGACACAAACGAATATCGCCGTTCGCCCGATGCCGTTCCGCCTTGCCCCCCTCGCCGCCGCGCTCGCGGGTCTCGGCCTGCTGTGCGGCGGAGCGGCCAACGCGCAGCAGGCAACGCCCACCGTGGCGGAACTGCAGGCGCAGCTTGCGCGCGTACAGGCGGAAAACGCCCAGTTGCGGCAGGCACTGGCCGGACAGACGAATGCACCGGCGCCCGCCGCGCCGGCAGAAGCACAAGCGGTTGCCGCACAGCCCGCCGAGGAAGAGCCGCAAGCCCTGGGCGACGTCACCGTGCGCGGCAGGAAGAAGATCGAGACGCTGAAGGAAGTGCCGCTGTCGATCTCCGTCGTCAGCGGCGCGGAACTGGACCGCGAACTGGCGCAGGATCTCTCCGCCATCACCAAGCGCGGCGCGAACATCCAGTTCAACCAGAACAATACGCGCGGCGCCTCGCTGTCGATCCGCGGCCTGGGCAAGCGCTCGTTCACGGAAACGCAGGACCCCAGCGTGGGCATGGTCGTCGACGGCGTCGCGTACGGCCTCACGCAGCTCGCCAACTTCGACATCTACGACATCGATACGGTCGACGTCGTGCGCGGCCCGCAGGGCACGCTGGGCGGCAAGGGTGCCAGCTCCGGCGTCGTCTCGATCAATACGAAGCGGCCGGACTTTTATCCCAGTGCGGACTACCAGCTGGGGTTCGGCCAGCGCGACACCGTGATCGCCAAGGCCAACCTGGGCGGCCCCGTGATCGAGGACCTGCTGGCGTGGCGCGGCTCGTTCGTCGTCAACCGCAGCCGCGGCTTCTATGCGAACAATTTCGACACGAACTACAGCCTCTACAACAAGAACCGCGTCAGCGGCCGCGTCCAGTTCCTGTTCACGCCCACGGCCGGGTTCAACGCGCGCCTCAGCGCCGACCTGGAACCGCACGCGTCGCAGGTGCAGAACGGCCTCACCTTCTACCACAACCAGCCGGAGCGCTTCGCCGACGGCAGCCTGACCGATCCGAGCGGCACCACCGTGCGCTCCAAGCTGACGGGCTACACCAACGCGGCCGGTGTCCGCACGCCGGGCCGGGCGTGGTTCGCGGGCCGCGATTTCAACGGCACGCCGTACACGTACGAGAACAACTACATCGGCGACAACAACCTGAACTTCAACGAGAACCAGGGCCAGACGGTGTCGAACAAAGGCGCGTCGGCGGAACTGACGTGGAAGCTGCCCAATGCCACCCTCACCTCGCTGACGGCCACGCGCAAGTACAGCTTCGACGCGCACAATGACGAAGGCACGCCGTTCGACATCAACCGCAACGGCGGCGGCGGCGTGTTCTACCAGCAGTGGAGCCAGGAATTCAAGCTGCAGTCGAAGCCGGGCGGCCCGTTCGACTACGTGACGGGCCTGTACTACCTGCAAACGAAGAACGACATCCAGTCCAAGACCGGCTGGGGATCCGATGCCGGCGCCTGGTTCGCGACGACCGCGCAATATGCGGCGCTCGACACCAACGCGGGCACCAACAGGGGCGCTGGCCTGGCCCTGCTCGCGGACAGCCTGAACGACGGCATCGTCCAGGGCGACACATGGGTCAAGACGAAGAGCACGGCGTGGTACGGCAACACGACGTGGCACATCGACGATGCGTTCGCGCTGACGGGCGGCCTGCGCGTGACGCACGAGAACCGCACGACGACGGACACGCGCTTCCTGGAGGCGAACGGCGCCGGTGGCGCGCTGAATCCGGTGACGGTGCGCGGCGTGGCGCTGGGCGGCTTCGGCACCGGCACGGGCGGCGCCCTGCTGGCCGGGAACTCGGCGGCGCAACTGCTTCTCGCGGACGCCGTCGCGAACCGCTACTTCGGCGTGAGTGCCGGCACCAATCCCGGCGATGCCTATAACAGTCTGACCGCAGCGCAGAAGGCGCAGGTCGCCGCGGCCAAGGCCGTGCGTGCGGGCCAGATCGGGCAAATCATCGGCGGCGTGGCGAGCCGCTACAACGACAACCTGTTCACGGGCGTGATCAGCCCGTCGTGGCGCATCAGCGACCAATACACGACGTATGCGTCGTGGCAGTACGGCGAAAAGTCGGGCTCCGCGCTGAACGTCAACGGCGTGTCGGCCAACGTGCGGCCCGAGAAGACGAACGCGTTCGAGGTCGGCCTGAAATCCAGCCTGCTG includes:
- a CDS encoding ExbD/TolR family protein, producing the protein MAFSTGKDSSDVVSEINITPLVDVMLVLMVVFILTAPLLNNAVRINLPKTSTTEPANPTKSVTVSVDGASKIYIDKREVDLAALEPELKSVVATNPELAVSLQADEGVPYRAVAKVIANIQRSGVTKLSVLTQPGG
- a CDS encoding MotA/TolQ/ExbB proton channel family protein encodes the protein MSPQYLNLIVQGALYGLVLFSIVTWVLILAKAVQHARVGKQDKQFTQKFWSANSLDAATALGSDASPKSRLANVGFEALYVNDTDGSGSDLEHSWDRQELLERQLRQQIQKEYQSLESGLAVLASIGSTAPFVGLFGTVFGIINALGAIGKSGSASIEVVAGPIGEALIATGIGIAVAVPAVLAFNYYVRRLKVKAAELDNFATDFVNLAQKNGFRVTKATVRPSGKPVHVGAQPVGAAA
- a CDS encoding energy transducer TonB, which encodes MRRAVRPAPRLAVEQQPVSAAIRQLRAAGARNKGGLAALIGLTALAHVGVIVALHRPATTLPEQPKVQPLAIEIAPPPPPPPPPPEPPKPQPRVVKAAPVKAAPPLPVVSPQAVDNGPPTADTVQVATAPAPAPAPVVAAPPPPPPPEPVTEARGFVGYRNNPAPDYPALAQDRGMQGRVILKVHVLASGKADNVTVDKSTGFKILDDAAIKAVLQWTFDPARRGQTPIDGWVTVPLNFKLS
- a CDS encoding TonB-dependent receptor, encoding MTQTNIAVRPMPFRLAPLAAALAGLGLLCGGAANAQQATPTVAELQAQLARVQAENAQLRQALAGQTNAPAPAAPAEAQAVAAQPAEEEPQALGDVTVRGRKKIETLKEVPLSISVVSGAELDRELAQDLSAITKRGANIQFNQNNTRGASLSIRGLGKRSFTETQDPSVGMVVDGVAYGLTQLANFDIYDIDTVDVVRGPQGTLGGKGASSGVVSINTKRPDFYPSADYQLGFGQRDTVIAKANLGGPVIEDLLAWRGSFVVNRSRGFYANNFDTNYSLYNKNRVSGRVQFLFTPTAGFNARLSADLEPHASQVQNGLTFYHNQPERFADGSLTDPSGTTVRSKLTGYTNAAGVRTPGRAWFAGRDFNGTPYTYENNYIGDNNLNFNENQGQTVSNKGASAELTWKLPNATLTSLTATRKYSFDAHNDEGTPFDINRNGGGGVFYQQWSQEFKLQSKPGGPFDYVTGLYYLQTKNDIQSKTGWGSDAGAWFATTAQYAALDTNAGTNRGAGLALLADSLNDGIVQGDTWVKTKSTAWYGNTTWHIDDAFALTGGLRVTHENRTTTDTRFLEANGAGGALNPVTVRGVALGGFGTGTGGALLAGNSAAQLLLADAVANRYFGVSAGTNPGDAYNSLTAAQKAQVAAAKAVRAGQIGQIIGGVASRYNDNLFTGVISPSWRISDQYTTYASWQYGEKSGSALNVNGVSANVRPEKTNAFEVGLKSSLLNNTLIVNTDLFLMKIRDYQTTVRVVDEFTTQTNIANGQANPTAYVSAQGNVPKARARGWEFDGAYSGIPNLNIRFSGAYNDARYVSFPQAAKPDELGYLPAAYVDQSGLTLPGAARWTGNLGAEYKLPIRGGNTVHASFNTAFTSRYNNSDTLSDWGWVPGSSTTDLAIGVNTKSNFDVTLIVKNLTNSLAHEAGWVSYAPNPYPRWIGLVFSGKL